The nucleotide sequence GCTGACCAAGGAGCCGTTGCCAACCGATGGTGACCTTCTGCGCACCATTACACGCGGCGTTCGGGGCACGGCGATGCCCGCCTGGCACGAGCTGCATATTATCGACCGCCTCGCTGTCATTCAGTACATCAAGTACGAGCTGGCGGTCGACCGCGCCGACCCGGCAAAGCCCTATGCCTATTTCAAGGAGGAACCGCCGGGTCCGCCTCTGTACATCGGGCGGCCGCCTGTTCCGTCTGAACAGATGCTCACTCGCGCCAAGGATGTGTGGCAGAATGCAAAGTGTTGGGAGTGCCATGGCCGAACCGGGAAGGGTGATGGCGAAAAGGCTCCTGGGCTAAAGGACGATCTCGGCTTTCCAAGCCCGCCCGCGGACCTTACCGCCGGCCAATTCAAGTCAGGTCCTACAGTTGAGGACATCTTCCGTACGATGACGACCGGGTTGAGCGGCACGCCCATGCCATCCTACCGGGATCCGCTGTCAGAAGAGGACCGCTGGGCGCTCTCCTACTACGTGCTTGCACTATCGGCCTACAAGGATCCGCTGTCAGGCGAGCCGCTGCCGATCGCCCCCAGTGATCGCAGGGCACTCAACGATCCTGCGCATGAGGCCGATACGCCGGACAAAGCCTACGTCCCAAGCGGCCGCGCCGCGGCGAGCCGCGGCGGAGCTCACGTCCTGGCCGGCCGCAACGGGAATAGCGTGGCCGAGCAACGGGCCGCCAAGGAGTAATGAGCGATGACCATCTATTTCGAGATCGTCGGCCCCTACATTGCAGCCTTGATGATGGGTCTCGGTGCACTCTGCGTCTTCATTTGGGGCGTGCTCTCGGGCGCCTTCAGCGGCGCCAACGATGCATCCATACGTTTCCTGCAGAGGGAGATCGGCGATGACGGATCCGACGCGAACGCCAAACACGACGGCGAATAACAGCTCACCCTCCGATAGGGAGGAGATGGAGGAGTATGCCGGCGGCACTATTCAGTCTCGCCACGGCTACATTCCCGTGTGGCTGCTGGCTGTCTATGTCGTCCTCTTCATCTGGGCGCTGTACTATCTCGTCGTCTATTGGGGTGGGCTGGGACCGGGACGGATCTAGCGATCGCGGCCCACAGGCAAGCTGGTGACTGATTCCGATTCGAAATAAGGGAGCAGGAATTGCCGGTTCAGAAGGAGCAGAAGGTGCTGGTAGCCAGGATCATTCTCGCCCTCGTGGCCTTGAATCTGCTGTTCCTGTTCACCGAGTTAGCCATAAACGTAGTCCGTGTCTATTTCGGCTGACCAGGAGGGCGCGCATGATCGAGAATCCGGTTTTTTCGCTCGCCGATGCGAGTGCGATCCAGATCATCGCGTTAGTCGGCTTCGCGATAGCCACCGTCGCCTTCTTCGTTTGGGTCGCCTATCTCGTGCGTGGGTAGCGGCGGCGAAGTGGTGCCGTCGCTGCATAAGCGCTGGATGGGCGGGGTAATCTGCCTATGGCCGCCTATCTGATAATCTTCTTCGCGGGGTTCGCAGGCAGCTTTCACTGCATCGGTATGTGCGGCGGCTTCGCCTGCGCGCTGGGCCACGATCCGCAGGGAGGCGGCACAACCGTTCTGCGCCATCTGCTGTACAACACGGGTCGATTGACAACGTACTGCTTTCTCGGCGGACTAGCGGGCGCCCTCGGTCAGGTCATATGCACGCCGCAGGGAACGACAGTCCCGCTGCTGACCGGTCCGCTTGACACCGGTCAGCGAATTCTCGCTGTCCTCGCCGGACTGCTGATGATCGCCATGGCGCTGCAGTTCTTTGGCCTGCTGCCGCACCTGCATCGCGTCACCGCCGGCTTCGGCGCCAGTACGCTCGCGGCATCGCTGCGAAGCCTGTTGACGGCACCGGGACATGCCGCCCCGCTCTCGTTTGGCGTATTCAATGGCTTCCTGCCTTGTCCGCTGGTCTACGCCTTTGCCGCCCAGGCGGCGAGCACGGCCGGAGCGTTGCCGGGCTTTCTCACCATGGCAGCGTTCGGGCTTGGGACTTTCCCCGCAATGCTTCTGATGGGCGGCGTCGGCCGAGCGCTGGCACCGGCGTGGCGGCAGCGCGGCGTGTGGCTGGCCGGCAGCTGCATCCTGCTGCTCGGTCTCGCCACCGTCGGCCGCGGCATTCTTCCCTTCGCCGCGCACATCGCCCATGGTTGGCCGGGAGGATATCCGGCGTGACGGGACAGGACCATGCCCTGTGCAGCCATTGCCTGTTGCCTGTCGGGCGGCGGGCGATGCGACGCACGGTGAACGGCGAGGCTTGTGCATTCTGCTGCTACGGCTGCTGTATCGCCTACCAGGTCAATCACGGCAAAACCGAGGAGTGGGAGGCCGCTTGGCTGTTGATCCGGCTCGGTGTCGGCGGTTTTCTCTCCATGAATATCATGCTGTTCAGCCTGCTCCTGTATACCGACGCTTTCAGCGGCGCAGATGCCGAGATGCTTCCCTGGATTCATCTCCTGCTCTGGCTATTCGCCACACCCGCGGTGATCATTCTCGGCGGACCGTTTCTGCGCGAGACGTGGCTCAACAGCAAGGAAGGGCGCTTGACCTCTTCGGCGCTGATCGTCATCGGCGTCGGCGCCGCCTATCTCTATTCTGCCTTCGCCGTCATCGAGCACAGTCCCAATGTCTATTTCGACACTGCGAGCATGGTACTGATGCTGTTCACCGTGGGCTACTATCTCGACGCCGTCGCGCGCGCGCGGGCGGCGCGTGACCTGCAGCCGCTGTTAGCGGCGGAAAGCGAGTGGGCGACCATCGTCAGCGGCGACGGAGCGCACCGCCGGCCGGTGCGTGAGGTTGGCGCCGGCACTTTGGTGCGGGTTCGGCCGGGGGAGCGCATTCCCGTCGACGGCGTGGTCAAAGAGGGCGGATCGCACACCAACGAGGCCGTGATCACCGGCGAAAGCCGGCAGATCGCCAAGGACGTCGGATCGCATGTCTTTGCCGGCAGCATCAATCTTGACGGGCCGCTCCTGATCCAAAGCAGCGGCGTGGCAAACGCGACCCGCTGGGCGCAGATTTGTCGATCGGTACGGGATGCATTGATCCGCCGCAGCCCGAGCCAGCGTCTCGCCGACAACATTGTAGGCGTCTTCGTGCCGATTATTCTCGTTCTGGGCATTGGAGCGTCGGTGTACTGGGCACAGCACCTGCCGTTTGACCGCGCCTTCCTGATCGGGCTCGCTGTGCTGGTGGTGGCCTGTCCGTGCGCAGTGGGTCTGGCAGCACCGATGGCCACGTCGCTTGGCATCGGACGACTGGCTCGGCACGGCTGCCTGCTGCGCGACCCCGCCGCGCTCGAGGCGCTCGCGCGCATGCGGTTGATCGCCTTCGACAAGACCGGCACGCTCACCTCAGGCGAGACGCGCGTTGTCGCCATTGATACCAACGGCACCAGCGCCGACGTGGTGCTCGCGCATGCCGCGGGACTGGAACGCCATTCCGAGCACGGCTTGGCCCGCGCCGTCGTTGCAGCGGCCGCGGATCGGGGACTCGAGCCGATTTCCATCCGCGACGTTCGGGTCGTGCCGGGACGCGGCATCCGCGGCAACTCGAACGGTCGGACCGTGGCGGCCGGCAGCGCCGTCTTGATGCGCGAGTTGGGCTGGTCGCTGGCGTCCGGTCTGGCCGAGCGCGGGCGATTGCGCGAAGCGACTGGCCACTCGGTGGTCTATGTCGGCTGGGGCGATGGGGTGCATGCGGTACTGTCGCTTGACGACACTCCGCTCCCGGAGGCGCGCGCGACGGTCGAAGCTTTGCGTTGCCGCAAAGTGCACGCGATACTGTTAACCGGCGACCTCCCGGCAGCCGCGCAGCGAATTGCCGCAGCAGTCGGGATCGAGAGCGGCGATATCGAGGCGGACCTCTTGCCTGCGGCCAAGCGCGCGGCGCTGGAACGGCGACGGCGGAACCATGGCATGGTCGCGATGGTCGGTGATGGCCTTAACGACGCGCCGGTGTTGGCCGGAGCCGATGTGGGGATTGCCGTTGGTTCGGCGACTGATCTCGCCCGCGAGGCTGCAGAGGTCGTGCTCCCTCCGGGAGGGTTATGGATGCTGCCGTGGGTGATCGACGTCGCTCGCGCCGTTCGCGCGACCATCCTCACCAACCTGGCGTGGGCGTTCGGTTATAATCTCATCGCCGTGGGTCTGGCGATGGCCGGAGTACTCCTGCCGGTGTTGGCGGCGGCAGTGATGGCCGGCTCAAGCATTGTCGTCGTGCTGAATTCGCTGCGGCTGGAGCGGCTGCCCGAGCCAGCTCCATCCGCCGCAGCGGAGAGCGCTCCTCCACCTCGCAGCACCGCCGTTCCGGTCAATAGTGAAGCTCTCCAAGCGGGCTGACCCGCCTGTCTAGTGCCGCCAATTTGAAGTTCCTGCCACAGTTGCGCAAGCTCCGTCTTGGGAATTTCAAATCGACAAGCGGCACGAGAATCATAGTTTTGCTAGCGCTCTTCTTTTTCTTCCGAAGTTCGGGGTCAAAGAGGATGACGCGATGTATCACGAACTTCGGAAGCAGGGCACTAGCCGAAGGTGTCGCGCGTAAAGGCAGCGTACCAGCTTTGCGCCTCGCGTGCGGCCCGGTGGCGGGTTTCGGCGCTTTCCTGCACCTGGCTGACGAAGTTGTCGATGATCTTGATCGTTCCGGCCGCTGGCTTGAAGCTGACAGCATTGCTCACCGCATCGTCGGGACTAAGAAAAGTATAGCAAGTGTTGAACAGATGAGGCGAAACGCGCTCGGAGCCGGTAAGTGCCTCGACGATAGCAAACGCACAGGCCTTGGCCTGGCTATTCGCAACAAACGCCGATTTCGGCATGTCGCCCGCACTGGCAGCATCGCCCACGACGTGGATCCCCGGCTGTAGCTTCGACTCGAACGTTATGGGATCGACCGGACACCACCCAGATTGATCCACGAGCCCGATTTGCTGCGCGAGCTGGCCGGCCATTTGCGGGGGTATGACATTTGCGACCGCCGCCTTGAATGTGTCGCTCGCCGTCTTGACGGATCGTTCCCTCAAGTCGACCGCCTTTATCCCACCGGTGAATTGGGCGGGTAGCCATTCGATCATACCCGGATAGTGGCGTTCCCAAGCATCCAGAAATAGATCCTGCGAGTTGAAGCTATCTTTCGCATCGAGGATCAGGATCCTTGAGCGCGGTTTATGTTGCTTGAAATAATAAGCAACCAGAGAGGCGCGTTCGTATGGGGCGGGCGGGCAGCGGAACGGGTTGGGGGGCGCGACGAGCACGAAGACGCCGCCATCCTCCATGCTTTCGAGTTGTCGTCGCAGCAGCTGCGTCTGTGGGCCCGCGTTCCAGGCGTGCGGGATGACCTGCGTTGCCGCCTCGTCATAGCCCGCGAGGGCGTCGTAATTGAAAGCGATGCCAGGGGCAACGACGACGCGGTCGTAAGGCAATATTCGACCACTCCTGAGCCCGACGGTTTTTGCGATCGGATCGATCGCTGTCACGAAGTCATGAATGACATTGATGCCGTATCGATGCGCGAGCGTCTCATAGCCATGCGTAAGCGACTCGAGCGAGCATAACCCGGCGAGATAAAGGTTGCTGAAAAAGCAGGTCGTATAATCCGGCTTTGGCTCAACCAGCGTAACCTCGATCGTTCGCGCGCTGGCGGCCAAGTACTTGGCGGCCGTGGCACCGCCGATGCCGCCGCCAACAACGACAACCCTCGCGCTGGCCTCGCCGGCAGCCGATCGAGGACCGAGCCCTGCAAGGACCATTGCTCCCGTCAAGCAGCCGAACTCTCGACGCGTCCAGGACTTCATGGCCTAACCTGCCTGTTCAGCGCTGCGAGATAGCGCGCCACCGTCGCGATTTCTTCATCACTGAGCGACAGGGCGATGGCGCGCATGATATGGCTCGGACGCTCACGCGATCTGTACGCAAGCATTGCGCGGGTGAGCATCTCCGGGCTCATGCCGAGGATCGTCGGAATACCACCATCGCCGCCATCCAGGCGATGGCACGACGCGCACATCGCGGCGAGTTGTGCTCCGCCATCGCGGTCCGCTGCCTGGCTACGATCGGCGAAAATAATCAATGAACCTGCAGCAATCGAAACGGCGATCATTTGGTGCATGCTGAGAACGGCCCCATCCCGGGGTTTGCGATCGCCGATCCCTCTGTTCGTGGCGCGAAGGGGCATGGCAACATCAATACGATACAGTTTAAGCGACAGTGAGGTGGTGCTCCAGTGCGTAGACGCCGCCGCCATCCTCTTCCCAAACAAACTCGAGCCGGCCGCTCTCTGTCGCGCGCAAGTAGAATTCGATAAAAGGATTCGCCGCCACGGCTTCGTGAAGATCGACGCTGAACACCACGACGCCATTGTGGCGGCAGATGAACTTGTTGATAATCTTGCGCGGGATGACGTTGTCTTGGCCATCGTTCCGCAGCCCGGTCTCCATCTGATGACTGATCAGGGTCTTGACCGGAAACACCTCGCCGATCGCGGCGGTGCTTGGCACTTGCACACGGGGGGCCGGAGCGAACATTCCGCACCTCCTTTCGTCACTTGCATCCGTTGGTGGCGACCTCGACCCAGGTCTTGGTCATCAGCAGCGCACCGTCGTTCATCTCCGCCACCGCCAGGACATGTTGC is from Bradyrhizobium sp. AZCC 2176 and encodes:
- a CDS encoding sulfite exporter TauE/SafE family protein; the protein is MAAYLIIFFAGFAGSFHCIGMCGGFACALGHDPQGGGTTVLRHLLYNTGRLTTYCFLGGLAGALGQVICTPQGTTVPLLTGPLDTGQRILAVLAGLLMIAMALQFFGLLPHLHRVTAGFGASTLAASLRSLLTAPGHAAPLSFGVFNGFLPCPLVYAFAAQAASTAGALPGFLTMAAFGLGTFPAMLLMGGVGRALAPAWRQRGVWLAGSCILLLGLATVGRGILPFAAHIAHGWPGGYPA
- a CDS encoding heavy metal translocating P-type ATPase, with protein sequence MTGQDHALCSHCLLPVGRRAMRRTVNGEACAFCCYGCCIAYQVNHGKTEEWEAAWLLIRLGVGGFLSMNIMLFSLLLYTDAFSGADAEMLPWIHLLLWLFATPAVIILGGPFLRETWLNSKEGRLTSSALIVIGVGAAYLYSAFAVIEHSPNVYFDTASMVLMLFTVGYYLDAVARARAARDLQPLLAAESEWATIVSGDGAHRRPVREVGAGTLVRVRPGERIPVDGVVKEGGSHTNEAVITGESRQIAKDVGSHVFAGSINLDGPLLIQSSGVANATRWAQICRSVRDALIRRSPSQRLADNIVGVFVPIILVLGIGASVYWAQHLPFDRAFLIGLAVLVVACPCAVGLAAPMATSLGIGRLARHGCLLRDPAALEALARMRLIAFDKTGTLTSGETRVVAIDTNGTSADVVLAHAAGLERHSEHGLARAVVAAAADRGLEPISIRDVRVVPGRGIRGNSNGRTVAAGSAVLMRELGWSLASGLAERGRLREATGHSVVYVGWGDGVHAVLSLDDTPLPEARATVEALRCRKVHAILLTGDLPAAAQRIAAAVGIESGDIEADLLPAAKRAALERRRRNHGMVAMVGDGLNDAPVLAGADVGIAVGSATDLAREAAEVVLPPGGLWMLPWVIDVARAVRATILTNLAWAFGYNLIAVGLAMAGVLLPVLAAAVMAGSSIVVVLNSLRLERLPEPAPSAAAESAPPPRSTAVPVNSEALQAG
- a CDS encoding NAD(P)/FAD-dependent oxidoreductase: MKSWTRREFGCLTGAMVLAGLGPRSAAGEASARVVVVGGGIGGATAAKYLAASARTIEVTLVEPKPDYTTCFFSNLYLAGLCSLESLTHGYETLAHRYGINVIHDFVTAIDPIAKTVGLRSGRILPYDRVVVAPGIAFNYDALAGYDEAATQVIPHAWNAGPQTQLLRRQLESMEDGGVFVLVAPPNPFRCPPAPYERASLVAYYFKQHKPRSRILILDAKDSFNSQDLFLDAWERHYPGMIEWLPAQFTGGIKAVDLRERSVKTASDTFKAAVANVIPPQMAGQLAQQIGLVDQSGWCPVDPITFESKLQPGIHVVGDAASAGDMPKSAFVANSQAKACAFAIVEALTGSERVSPHLFNTCYTFLSPDDAVSNAVSFKPAAGTIKIIDNFVSQVQESAETRHRAAREAQSWYAAFTRDTFG
- a CDS encoding c-type cytochrome, whose amino-acid sequence is MIAVSIAAGSLIIFADRSQAADRDGGAQLAAMCASCHRLDGGDGGIPTILGMSPEMLTRAMLAYRSRERPSHIMRAIALSLSDEEIATVARYLAALNRQVRP
- the soxZ gene encoding thiosulfate oxidation carrier complex protein SoxZ, with the protein product MFAPAPRVQVPSTAAIGEVFPVKTLISHQMETGLRNDGQDNVIPRKIINKFICRHNGVVVFSVDLHEAVAANPFIEFYLRATESGRLEFVWEEDGGGVYALEHHLTVA